One genomic region from Prionailurus bengalensis isolate Pbe53 chromosome C1, Fcat_Pben_1.1_paternal_pri, whole genome shotgun sequence encodes:
- the XIRP2 gene encoding xin actin-binding repeat-containing protein 2 isoform X2 → MARYQAAVSRGDCRSFSANMMEESGMCTVPGGLARVKKQFEKDKIASSCNTLSQSQYQHQKRSEQEIIHSSQVDISRSSQEMERNEQAASKAHKSDVLETEMASHLEKHTEEINQASQFHQCVQETVIDTPEDEEIPKVSTKFLKEQFEKSAQEKVLYSEKEMTPAKQIKKLLLQDKAICTLCQKTVYPMECLVADKQSFHKSCFRCRHCNSKLSLGNYASLHGQIYCKPHFNQLFKSKGNYDEGFGHKQHKDRWNYKNQSSSVDFIPNEATDMCKSSVENTALLGDLNKQLDDSNSRGQRDDLKKFRERGKLKIIWPPCREMPKKTFPLEEEFKMSKPKWPPEMTVPTSSEFKSESLIEPVKTLENKGQEQDNVSFLQPYLQSIHMCQKEDVIGIKDMDMYEARKDEKKEGNKNVQDKLNEAEDTKNKRKSEMDLNDNNNVVVQSAQKGKNEETNEPDGAEVLQVANTDDEVVPENCKENLNKNNNNNYVAVSCLSNCRQKTSILEFPNLLPLSREANYTASEFPIENLENASRISELLGIFESEKAYSRNILAMALGKQADRATAGSLVQSAPKLGLSGRLIVKEERSLASSDTNILNTKGNHANNKNLHFLFSNPVKIAAFSKKNENIFERDLMESVDQIKNMPCLYLREFGKGIKRGHGEAIVTAHVNGNTGCDAPSSACAAKPSFPRVEVQSEQLTVEEQIKRNRCYSDTE, encoded by the exons gAGATAATCCACAGCAGCCAAGTGGACATTTCAAGAAGCAgccaggaaatggaaagaaatgaacaagCAGCCTCCAAAGCACACAAAAGTGACGTTCTTGAAACAGAAATG GCCTCTCATCTTGAAAAGCACACTGAGGAAATAAACCAAGCTTCTCAGTTCCATCAATGTGTTCAAGAAACAG TCATTGATACACCTGAGGATGAAGAGATTCCAAAGGTTtcaacaaagtttttaaaagagcaaTTTGAAAAGTCTGCCCAGGAAAAGGtcctttattctgagaaagagatgaCCCCAGCCAAGCAGATTAAG aagctgCTGCTCCAAGACAAGGCAATATGTACACTTTGTCAAAAGACTGTTTATCCAATGGAGTGCCTAGTAGCGGACAAGCAGAGTTTTCATAAATCCTGCTTCCGATGCCGCCACTGCAACAGTAAACTGAG ttTGGGAAATTATGCATCACTTCATGGACAAATATATTGTAAACCTCACTTTAACCAGCTTTTCAAATCTAAAGGAAATTATGATGAAGGTTTTGGACACAAACAGCATAAAGATCGATGGAATTACAAAAATCAAAGCAGCTCAGTGGATTTTATTCCTAATGAAGCCACAGATATGTGTAAAAGTAGTGTGGAAAACACTGCCTTACTTGGAGATCTTAATAAACAGTTAGATGATAGTAACAGTAGAGGACAAAGAGATGATTTGAAAAAattcagggagaggggaaaattaaaaatcatttggccCCCTTGCAGGGAGATGCCTAAGAAGACCTTCCCCCTTGAGGAAGAGTTCAAAATGAGTAAACCTAAATGGCCACCAGAAATGACAGTCCCTACATCCTCTGAATTTAAAAGTGAATCACTAATAGAACCCGTTAAAACTCTGGAGAATAAAGGGCAGGAGCAAGATAATGTTTCTTTCCTGCAGCCATATCTGCAGTCCATCCATATGTGTCAAAAAGAGGATGTTATAGGAATCAAAGACATGGACATGTACGAAGcaagaaaagatgagaagaaggaaggaaataagaatgtGCAAGATAAGCTGAATGAGGCTGAAGATACAAAGAATAAGAGGAAGAGTGAAATGGATCTTAATGACAACAATAATGTGGTTGTGCAGAGTGCtcagaaggggaaaaatgaagaaactaatgAACCTGATGGTGCAGAAGTTTTACAGGTTGCTAACACTGATGATGAGGTGGTGCCAGAAAATTGTAAAGAGAATttgaataagaataataataacaattatgtAGCAGTCTCGTGTCTGAGTAATTGCAGGCAGAAGACATCTATTTTAGAATTTCCTAATCTATTACCATTGTCAAGGGAAGCAAACTATACCGCAAGTGAATTTCCaattgaaaatttagaaaatgcatCTAGAATCTCAGAGTTACTTGGTATATTTGAATCTGAGAAGGCGTACTCGAGGAATATTCTAGCCATGGCCCTCGGGAAACAGGCTGACAGAGCTACTGCTGGCAGTCTCGTGCAGTCTGCCCCCAAACTGGGTCTCAGTGGCAGGTTAATAGTAAAGGAGGAAAGATCCTTAGCCTCTTCTGATACAAATATCTTAAACACCAAAGGAAACCATGCAAATAACAAAAATCTACACTTCCTTTTTTCTAACCCTGTGAAGATCGCTGCTTTTTCCAAAAAGAATGAGAACATTTTCGAACGTGACTTAATGGAATCTGtagatcaaattaaaaatatgccaTGCTTGTATTTAAGAGAATTTGGGAAGGGCATCAAACGTGGGCATGGTGAAGCAATAGTAACAGCCCACGTTAATGGGAATACAGGTTGTGATGCTCCAAGCAGTGCATGTGCAGCTAAGCCTTCATTTCCCAGAGTGGAGGTCCAGTCTGAACAACTCACCGTGGAAGAGCAAATTAAAAGGAATAGGTGCTACAGTGACACTGAGTAA